Within Sorghum bicolor cultivar BTx623 chromosome 2, Sorghum_bicolor_NCBIv3, whole genome shotgun sequence, the genomic segment AAGAGAAGCTTCTGTTCATACAAACCGTGAAGGCTGGCATGCTCTCTGAGGTTGCCTGAGAATGATGATCTGAGGAATTACAGAGCCGGCGGCATGCAGTCATTGGTTCAGTTCATCGTTGTCCCCTCCAGCCTCCACTTACCGCTCTCACCAGTCACCGTGTGAGTTGTGACGAGACACGCACAGGCCTGTGCCGTGCGGCACAACTCCCCCAACGGTGGCCTCGTGTCGACCCGGTAGTCCCCTCACCGGCCGGCCAAGCTCAACTTGCGCCCCCATTACTCTTCAGTTTCCTCGATCTCCATCTTAAAACCAACAAACAGCAGAGATGTGGtggctaagagcaactccagtggCCCTCCTAAACAGACttttattttaaattttataagcttgaGTAAAAAAACAATTCCAGTGGGCTCGGATTTCGACGAGGACTGCCCGATGTCGTCGCTGCCGGGGCCAGCCTTGCCGTCGCACGGCTACTGCCAGTAGGCTGCGCCGGTGCCGCACATGCTCCTCGAGCTGAGCACTGGCGCGCCGAGCCCGGGCGTCCAAACCCCTGCGGTGGCGCcgaggccgccgccgcagcccgcCTCTGCCTCCCTGGGCCCGATTCCGCCAGCGCCGCCCGGGACTGTTGTTCCCGGTGCGGCGGCGAGGAAGCGGTTCCACACCAAATTCAGCCCGGAGCAAAAGCAGCGGATGCAAGCGCTGTCGGAGCGGCTGAGCTGGCGGTTGCAGAAGCGCGACGAGTGCTGCCAGGAGATGGGCGTCTTCAAGGTCTGGATGCACAACAACAAGCACAAGTTCATCGACGGCCACAGCGCGTGCCGCAGCGCCTCAGCCTCTGCCGCCGCTGCCACGGCCATCCACCACCATCCGTCCAACCATGGACCTGGACGGGAGCTTGGGCTCCTGCGTGTGCGCATGCGCAGgtgccgcctccgcctcctcccGCTCACGCGCGGTGCGGCTACTAATGGTGACGGCGGCGAGCAAGCGGGGCGTCGTTGCTGGCGGCGTGCGTGCGAGTCGGAGCTGGAGCTGGCGGCGTGAGTGCGAGTCGGAGCTGGAGCTGGCGTGCGTGCGGCATGTGAGCAGATAGGTTGTTGGGCTAGAGTTGAAGTAAATTTTGGGCCTCTATTGTATGCAGCCCAGCatgcaaataaaaaaaataggagCTCAATTTGCATTCTCGGCTGAAGTTACTCTAAGTAGTACGCATTTTTACACATTTATTTAAGCGCTTGATTAACCTGTCGTACAAGGCCCACACGCAATAACTCGTAACCATGCATCTGATCCCAACAACAAATCGTCTCCGATTGCGCGCTGCGTGTTCTTCCCCACCCCTCGTCCATGGCTACGGCCATGAATGCGACCGGTTTCTTGCACGCTAACTGTTCGTTTACGCCGGAACAGGCTAGAAACGGCTTGGAATAATTCCTGGTTTATATAAATTTGTGAATGAATTATGCGGCCAGGAATCGTTCCTGTAGAAACGAACGGGGCCTAACCGTGCACGGCCACGGATCGGTCGCGCTGCTAGCTGCGGGCAGCCTTGGATTCCGGTAACGAGACGACGGCAAACCCGCCGTGCGCGGGCGGCGCGGCCAAGCTGCTGCTTTCGATTCCGCCGGCCACCGGACCCCCCGGGTGCCGCGCCGAGGGATCACGACAAGGCCAGGCCTTTCCAGCCCACCGGAGGAAACTGTGAGGACGTACGGCGAGGCAAAAAGCGCGACGCGCGTCTTCACCTGCCCGGCCGTTTGCTAGCTTTTCGGCAGGGACCTCGGCGCTCGTCTCGACTCCGTGGACACTGGTGCGCTCGATATCATCACCTCCGTCGGCTGGCACAGGCACGCCGCGCCCTTAACCTTTGCATGCATGGCATGGACCACGCCCCGGCGCACCGCGCACGAGCCACCTCTGGTTGGTTGGATCTGGTTCCGGTTCCTCTCCTTGTGGCTTGTTCGTGAGTGCGCGCAGGCGCAGCACACAGTGACCTTTTCCCCCCTGGCCATTTGCTTCACAGCCTCGATAATTCTGTCACCAATGTAGTATAGCGTACATCCAGCCCTCCCGGCAACGGCAAATCGTTTTACATGGCCTGGGCACGCAACTAAACCATGCAATACTGTTATACGTACTAGTGTTATGGAGGTTTTTACCTGTATGTCATTATGAAAGATTGACCAAACCAGGAGGCCAttaaaaagttgtttcgcactgctgtgcccaacttcatcttcgGCTATACCCGTATGTCATTCCGTCCATTTTGAAGTCTAACAGCTGTTAAGTGGTCTGACATTTGACTTAAATACCCCTAGGCCAATTGGTCTTGACAAAATCTTCTTTTCCCCAGTGCCACTGTCTGCCAGTTTTTTTCCTTCCCTCTAGTGCTTagtcaaattaattaattatctcAGTGATTTTTTCCCTTGTGtgacaaaacaaaaaaagaccatattagaccttgtttatcattttctttttgcaaaatggacacgaTACCAGCGTCATGGGAGCTATAAACTATAAACTACTCTCTCCgtctaaaaaaatataattctcattttttttcaaaatatcaAGCTCTttaaaatttaactaaatttatataaaaatatactaaggctttgtttagttcacccaaaaaacaaaaaaaatttcaagattttccgtcacatcgaatcttgaggcaaatgcatggaatattaaa encodes:
- the LOC8063720 gene encoding zinc-finger homeodomain protein 10, which gives rise to MLLELSTGAPSPGVQTPAVAPRPPPQPASASLGPIPPAPPGTVVPGAAARKRFHTKFSPEQKQRMQALSERLSWRLQKRDECCQEMGVFKVWMHNNKHKFIDGHSACRSASASAAAATAIHHHPSNHGPGRELGLLRVRMRRCRLRLLPLTRGAATNGDGGEQAGRRCWRRACESELELAA